The Humulus lupulus chromosome 4, drHumLupu1.1, whole genome shotgun sequence genome has a window encoding:
- the LOC133832863 gene encoding uncharacterized protein LOC133832863 produces the protein MVITRGASSKKIPACQSRKVPSPSPPPSVSTAAPSVPEPAPSIGKSCKSKARKKVFSLSHEHPMVFPDISSDIVNVAPPSEVVVPSRAKDHSPLPIDLSLVAREKSKTVSSSSKAAAEGLLKLPLNPNQSKKNYVTPKRKLGMYESSSPLTATKKRLKAHPPSLSSSESDPEEEKSESEATHDTTLSDETVLDNAESEAESDEPEKEDIVPSEQEVESNSDQIATPLTSKAKGKKPISDPTPSPKRSGVTFKPYSSSFCYNDNARDMVLYAQRKFIIERNYVLSDHRPFGVLTMLQDRQWTGSLVKFTGFVDRIVKEFYANLTNEIFERTSPVYNKVFVRGHWFSFSPQDIALAFHLPLDVEDDVDGASLDKDMVITELVGQKMVWPSNTVISVSNLTYTYDVLHKFATTNWKPTSHTATISFDMASFLYKVETGLGINFALVIHDQIIGFRKGNRKNLNLPFPQVIYKVLSMQKKDLQRDQEDLVAPTIVASYKASALPTEATAAPSPRKSSPISEDCLR, from the coding sequence atggttATAACTCGTGGTGCTTCCTCCAAGAAGATCCCTGCTTGTCAATCCCGAAAGGTGCCATCTCCTTCGCCTCCTCCATCTGTGTCAACGGCGGCTCCATCTGTTCCAGAACCTGCCCCATCTATTGGAAAGTCTTGCAAATCCAAGGCACGCAAGAAGGTGTTTTCGCTCTCTCATGAACACCCTATGGTGTTTCCAGATATCTCATCTGACATTGTCAATGTTGCACCACCATCTGAAGTGGTGGTGCCCTCTCGAGCCAAGGACCATTCTCCTCTTCCTATTGATTTGTCTTTGGTGGCTAGGGAAAAATCAAAAACTGTTTCATCTTCCTCCAAAGCTGCTGCTGAAGGGTTGCTCAAATTGCCCTTGAATCCGAACCAGTCCAAGAAAAATTATGTGACTCCCAAAAGGAAATTGGGAATGTACGAGTCCTCTTCTCCCTTGACTGCTACCAAGAAAAGACTGAAGGCTCATCCTCCATCTCTGTCTTCCTCCGAATCTGATCCTGAGGAAGAAAAGTCAGAATCTGAAGCAACCCATGATACCACATTGTCTGATGAAACGGTTCTTGACAATGCAGaatcagaggctgagtctgatgAGCCAGAAAAAGAAGACATTGTCCCCTCTGAACAAGAAGTCGAATCTAACTCAGACCAAATTGCAACTCCTTTGACATCCAAGGCTAAAGGGAAGAAACCTATTTCTGATCCTACACCTTCTCCAAAACGTTCAGGTGTAACTTTCAAACCTTATTCTTCCAGTTTTTGCTATAATGATAATGCACGTGATATGGTTCTATATGCTCAAAGGAAATTTATCATTGAAAGAAATTATGTCTTGAGTGATCATCGTCCTTTTGGTGTGCTAACAATGCTTCAAGATCGACAATGGACAGGTTCTTTGGTTAAATTTACtggttttgtggatagaatagtcaaggaattctatgccaatcttACTAATGAAATTTTTGAACGTACATCTCCTGTGTATAATAAAGTGTTCGTTAGGGGCCATTGGTTCTCCTTTTCTCCTCAAGACATTGCTCTTGCTTTTCATCTTCCCCTTGATGTCGAGGATGATGTTGATGGTGCCTCTCTTGACAAGGACATGGTTATCACTGAGTTGGTAGGTCAAAAAATGGTATGGCCATCTAATACAGTCATCTCAGTCTCCAATCTCACCTACACTTATGATGTCCTCCATAAGTTTGCCACAACAAATTGGAAGCCCACTTCTCACACCGCCACTATCTCTTTTGATATGGCATCATTTTTGTACAAGGTGGAGACCGGTCTTGGTATAAATTTTGCTTTGGTTATTCATGATCAAATCATTGGGTTTCGCAAAGGTAATAGGAAAAACTTGAATCTTCCTTTTCCTCaagttatttataaagtgttgagtaTGCAGAAAAAAGATCTCCAACGTGATCAAGAAGACTTGGTGGCACCCACTATTGTTGCTTCCTACAAGGCCTCTGCCCTTCCTACTGAAGCCACTGCTGCTCCATCTCCAAGAAAGTCCAGCCCAATCTCTGAAGATTGCCTCAGATGA